The Terriglobales bacterium genome segment TGCGGCTCCCGCGCAAGTCCTCCGGAGAGGGAACATGTTCGAGCGGTACACGGAAAAAGCGCGGCGCGTGATCTTCTTCGCGCGCTACGAAGCCAGCCAATTCGGCTCCCCCTACATCGAGACCGAACACCTGCTGTTGGGCCTGCTGCGCGAAGACAAGGCCCTGACGAACCGGTTCCTGCGGTCGCACGCCTCCGTGGAATCGATCCGCAAGCAGATCGAGGGTCACACCACGATCCGCGAGAAGGTCTCGACCTCGGTCGATCTTCCACTCTCCAACGAATGCAAGCGCGTGCTGGCGTACGCCGCGGAAGAAGCGGAGCGGCTGTCGCACAAGCACATCGGCACCGAGCACCTGCTGCTCGGGCTGCTGCGCGAAGAAAAATGCTACGCCGCGGAGATCCTGCACGAGCGCGGCCTGCGCCTCTCGGCCATCCGCGAGGAGCTGGCGCGCACCACGCAGGAGAAAGCCCCGCAGCAGCAGCGCAACCGCGAGTCTTCCCTGCTCTCCGAGTTCTCGCGCGACCTCACGCAGGCCGCCATGGACAACCAGCTCGACCCGCTGGTCGGGCGCGACTCCGAACTGGAGCGCGTGGTCCAGATCCTGTGCCGCCGGACGAAGAACAACCCGGTGCTGATCGGCGAGCCGGGCGTGGGCAAGACGGCCATCGTCGAAGGCCTGGCACAGCGCATCGCCGACGGCGACGTTCCGTCGTTCCTGGCGGACAAGCGCATCCTGGCGCTCGATCTTTCGCTCATCGTCGCCGGCACCAAGTACCGCGGCCAGTTCGAAGAGCGTCTGAAGACCATCATGAAAGAGCTGATGGACAATCAGAACGCCATCATCTTCATCGACGAGCTGCACACGCTGGTCGGAGCGGGCTCGGCGGAAGGCTCGCTCGACGCCGCCAACATCCTGAAGCCCGCGCTCTCGCGCGGCGAGATCCAGTGCATCGGCGCGACCACGCCGGGCGAGTACCGCAAGTCCATCGAGAAGGACCGGTCGCTCGAGCGCCGCTTCCAGTCGGTGAAGGTGCCGCCCCCGGACGAGCCGACCGCGGTCAAGATCCTGCAGGGGATCAAGGATCGCTACGAGAAGTTCCACGCGGTCACCTACACGGAAGACGCGGTGCAGTACAGCGTGTTCCACTCGAACCGCTACATCCCGGACCGCTACCTGCCCGACAAGGCGATCGACCTGATCGACGAGGCGGGCGCGCGCGTGAAGCTGCGCCAGACCTCGCTGCCCGACGAGATCACCGACGTGCAGAAGCGCATCAAGTTCATCGTCCACCGCATGGAGAACGCCATCGCGAACCACGAGTTCGAGAAGGCGCGCTTCTACTCGGACGAAGAGCGCAAGGAGCGCGAGAACCTGCGCGCCCTGCGCGAGAAGTATCACCTCGACGAGTCGTCCACCGGCGTGGTCGGCCGCGAGGACATCGAGGACGTGGTCTCGCGCTGGACGGGCGTGCCCATCACCTCGATCAAGGAAGAAGAGTCGCAGAAGCTGCTGCGCATCGAGGAAGAGCTGCACAAGCGCGTCATCTCGCAGGACAAGGCCATCTCGGCCCTGGCCCGCGCCATCCGCCGCTCGCGCGCCGGCCTGAAGAACCCGAACCGCCCGGTGGGCTCGTTCCTGTTCCTCGGTCCGACCGGCGTCGGCAAGACGGAAGTCGCGCGCACGCTCGCGCAGTTCATGTTCGGCTCGGAGAAGTCGCTCATCCGCTTCGACATGTCGGAGTTCATGGAGAAGCATTCGGTGTCGAAGCTCATCGGCTCGCCTCCGGGCTACGTGGGCTACGAAGAGGGCGGCCAGCTCACCGAGCGCGTGAAGCGCGCGCCCTACTCGGTCGTCCTGCTCGACGAGATCGAGAAGGCGCACCCCGACGTGTTCAACATCCTGCTGCAGGTCTTCGAAGACGGGCAGCTCACCGATGGTCTCGGCAACACGGTGGACTTCAAGAACGCCATCATCGTGATGACCTCGAACATCGGCGCGCGCCACCTGCAAAAGCGCACCGGCCTCGGCTTCCAGTCGGACAAGGAAGACATGGTGTCCGAAAAGGTCGAGGAGATGGTGAAGAACGAGGTCAAGCGCACCTTCAACCCCGAGTTCCTCAACCGTCTGGACGAAGTGATCCTGTTCCAGGCGCTGACGGAGAAGGACCTCATCCAGATCGTGGAGCTGATG includes the following:
- a CDS encoding ATP-dependent Clp protease ATP-binding subunit, with the protein product MFERYTEKARRVIFFARYEASQFGSPYIETEHLLLGLLREDKALTNRFLRSHASVESIRKQIEGHTTIREKVSTSVDLPLSNECKRVLAYAAEEAERLSHKHIGTEHLLLGLLREEKCYAAEILHERGLRLSAIREELARTTQEKAPQQQRNRESSLLSEFSRDLTQAAMDNQLDPLVGRDSELERVVQILCRRTKNNPVLIGEPGVGKTAIVEGLAQRIADGDVPSFLADKRILALDLSLIVAGTKYRGQFEERLKTIMKELMDNQNAIIFIDELHTLVGAGSAEGSLDAANILKPALSRGEIQCIGATTPGEYRKSIEKDRSLERRFQSVKVPPPDEPTAVKILQGIKDRYEKFHAVTYTEDAVQYSVFHSNRYIPDRYLPDKAIDLIDEAGARVKLRQTSLPDEITDVQKRIKFIVHRMENAIANHEFEKARFYSDEERKERENLRALREKYHLDESSTGVVGREDIEDVVSRWTGVPITSIKEEESQKLLRIEEELHKRVISQDKAISALARAIRRSRAGLKNPNRPVGSFLFLGPTGVGKTEVARTLAQFMFGSEKSLIRFDMSEFMEKHSVSKLIGSPPGYVGYEEGGQLTERVKRAPYSVVLLDEIEKAHPDVFNILLQVFEDGQLTDGLGNTVDFKNAIIVMTSNIGARHLQKRTGLGFQSDKEDMVSEKVEEMVKNEVKRTFNPEFLNRLDEVILFQALTEKDLIQIVELMVGQLNQNLAQRHITITVTEEARKWILDKTLTDRSYGARPLRRAIQRYIEDPLSEALIQGSITTRPAFIEVYLEGTDRLFYRPVGEEKQEGMLLYQN